A region from the Bacteroidota bacterium genome encodes:
- a CDS encoding protein BatD yields MKVEMKSAVRFFAGILVWMLLMPLFVRAQDPVLTVSGSTQVEVGEQFRVVYELNAEGSNFVGPSFRGFRVITGPMVSTSSSIQIVGGKVERFSSQTYTYILSATQEGEFTIDPASVEAEGKTIRSGRLTVKVVPATGRTQRQTSTGSAPSGTLSSRDLFLRAVPDKRSAVVGEQIILTYRLYTRVPLANLEITRQSSFTGFWNKNLLEGNEMPQSRQVIDGEEYIVAEVRKVALFPQKTGKLTIEPMEIKCVAQVRTSPSRPTFDPFESFFNDPFFTRGIQNIPQTLVSEEVTIDISPHPTSGRPGSFNGAVGQFGFSAALNTEEIKANEAITLTLSVSGSGNLELFDLPRPVFPPGFEVFEPKLTTDIKTSADGVSGTRRAEYLVIPRFEGNYRIEPLEFSYFDPRRKEYITLRSQAFDIRVNKGDASESGSGVVFSSQESIQMLSSDIRYIQSSAGRLQPIDSYFFGSWRYILLMALLAALFGGALFWHYQTQKLRQNQNLLRNRKATGVARKRLKVARHLLGKGDQNAFYSEMSQALWGYISDKYGIPRAELSIDNVKNYLLARNAPEDLIDQLVDTLNLCEYARFAPGDTGKKMEDLYQKGIDVISKAENLIK; encoded by the coding sequence ATGAAGGTTGAGATGAAAAGTGCTGTCAGGTTCTTTGCAGGCATACTTGTTTGGATGCTGCTCATGCCCTTGTTCGTCCGGGCTCAGGACCCTGTGCTTACCGTTTCGGGCAGCACACAGGTGGAAGTAGGCGAGCAGTTCAGGGTGGTGTACGAACTGAATGCCGAAGGCTCCAACTTTGTCGGGCCTTCGTTCAGGGGTTTTCGTGTGATAACCGGACCGATGGTTTCGACCAGCTCAAGTATTCAAATCGTAGGTGGCAAGGTTGAACGTTTTTCTTCCCAAACTTACACCTATATATTAAGTGCCACGCAGGAGGGCGAATTTACCATCGATCCTGCCAGTGTGGAGGCAGAAGGCAAAACCATCAGGTCGGGTCGTCTCACTGTGAAAGTTGTACCTGCCACCGGCAGAACTCAACGGCAAACCAGCACAGGCTCTGCACCCTCAGGTACCCTCAGCTCGCGCGACCTCTTTTTACGTGCCGTTCCCGACAAACGCTCAGCCGTGGTGGGAGAACAGATCATACTTACCTACCGCCTCTACACCCGTGTGCCACTGGCGAATCTCGAAATAACCCGCCAATCATCCTTTACCGGTTTCTGGAACAAAAATCTGCTTGAAGGCAACGAGATGCCGCAGTCGCGTCAGGTAATCGACGGAGAAGAATATATTGTAGCCGAGGTGCGTAAGGTGGCGCTCTTTCCTCAGAAAACCGGCAAGCTGACCATCGAGCCCATGGAAATCAAATGCGTGGCACAGGTCAGAACAAGTCCATCGCGTCCCACCTTCGATCCTTTCGAAAGCTTCTTCAACGATCCTTTTTTCACCAGAGGCATTCAAAACATTCCGCAAACACTTGTATCAGAAGAGGTTACCATTGACATCTCCCCACATCCCACAAGCGGCAGGCCAGGCTCGTTCAACGGTGCTGTGGGTCAGTTTGGGTTTTCGGCAGCATTAAACACCGAAGAGATCAAAGCCAACGAAGCCATCACCCTGACCTTGAGCGTTTCGGGAAGTGGCAACCTGGAGTTGTTCGACCTGCCCAGACCTGTTTTTCCTCCAGGTTTTGAGGTATTCGAGCCAAAACTAACCACCGACATCAAAACATCAGCCGATGGGGTGTCCGGCACCCGCCGCGCCGAATACCTTGTCATTCCAAGGTTCGAAGGCAATTATCGTATCGAGCCGCTCGAATTCAGTTATTTCGATCCCCGCCGCAAGGAATACATCACCCTGCGCTCGCAAGCCTTCGATATCAGGGTAAACAAAGGCGATGCCAGCGAGTCCGGGTCTGGTGTGGTTTTCAGTTCGCAGGAAAGCATTCAGATGCTCTCGTCCGACATCCGGTACATCCAAAGCTCAGCCGGGCGGCTCCAGCCCATCGACAGTTATTTCTTTGGGTCGTGGCGCTACATCCTGCTCATGGCACTGCTGGCTGCATTATTCGGAGGCGCCCTCTTCTGGCACTATCAAACACAAAAACTCAGGCAAAACCAAAATCTGCTCCGCAACCGAAAAGCCACAGGCGTGGCACGCAAACGGCTTAAGGTGGCCCGACATCTGCTTGGCAAAGGCGATCAGAATGCATTCTATTCGGAAATGTCGCAGGCGCTGTGGGGCTATATATCTGATAAATACGGCATCCCACGCGCAGAGCTGTCCATCGACAATGTGAAGAACTACCTGCTTGCCCGCAACGCACCCGAGGATCTCATCGACCAGCTTGTAGATACCCTGAACCTCTGCGAATACGCCCGTTTTGCACCCGGCGACACCGGCAAAAAAATGGAAGACCTCTATCAGAAAGGAATAGATGTTATCAGCAAGGCCGAAAACCTGATCAAATAA
- the efp gene encoding elongation factor P — protein MATTADFRNGLVFELNGELFSIVEFLHVKPGKGNAFVRTKLRNLRTGKILQNTFPAGVKINVQRVERRPMQFLYADGEDYYFMNNDTFEQISIPKDLINAPQFLREGDIAEVLYHTESDSVLSAELPASVVLEVTYTEPGERGNTATNTMKEATLETGAVIRVPLFINIGDKVKVNTAEGTYSERAKE, from the coding sequence ATGGCAACAACGGCAGATTTCAGGAATGGTCTGGTCTTTGAGCTCAATGGCGAACTCTTTTCGATCGTCGAATTTCTTCACGTAAAACCTGGCAAAGGCAATGCTTTTGTCCGCACCAAACTGCGCAACCTGCGCACCGGCAAAATCCTGCAGAATACCTTCCCGGCCGGAGTAAAAATCAACGTGCAACGTGTGGAGCGTCGTCCCATGCAGTTTCTATATGCTGACGGCGAAGATTACTACTTCATGAACAACGATACCTTTGAGCAGATCAGCATTCCCAAAGATTTGATCAATGCGCCGCAGTTTTTGCGCGAAGGCGACATTGCCGAAGTGCTCTACCACACCGAATCGGACAGCGTGCTCAGCGCCGAGCTTCCGGCCAGCGTGGTGCTCGAGGTCACCTATACCGAACCTGGTGAACGCGGCAACACCGCCACCAACACCATGAAAGAAGCCACGCTCGAAACGGGCGCCGTGATCCGCGTGCCTTTGTTTATCAACATAGGCGACAAGGTGAAGGTAAATACAGCCGAAGGCACCTACAGCGAAAGGGCTAAAGAATAA
- a CDS encoding tetratricopeptide repeat protein gives MKRVMHLILTLIILIPLLATGAKPEEHFRIAGEQYALARYDSALVHYHAILDQGVHSAALYYNMGNAYYKLRKYPDAIFYYEKALKLDPGNDDLRHNLQLANAMIVDKIEPMPVFFLKQWWNTFYNLLPADTWAWISILLFGLTLLCVWLFLTSSRMIWRKTGFFAGLLMAFMFIGSFGLASQKYYYTQRTNEAIVFVPTITVKSAPSASGVDLFVLHEGTKVRLLEQSGDWQKIRIANGSVGWMPAETLRGI, from the coding sequence ATGAAAAGGGTAATGCACCTCATCCTGACCTTGATCATCCTCATTCCGCTGCTGGCCACGGGAGCTAAACCGGAGGAACATTTCCGCATTGCTGGCGAACAATATGCCCTGGCCCGGTACGACTCAGCCCTGGTGCACTATCATGCCATACTCGATCAGGGTGTGCATTCAGCCGCACTGTATTACAACATGGGCAACGCATACTATAAACTGCGTAAATACCCTGATGCCATTTTTTACTACGAAAAAGCCCTCAAGCTTGACCCGGGCAACGACGACCTGCGCCACAACCTTCAGCTGGCCAATGCCATGATTGTGGATAAGATCGAACCCATGCCGGTATTCTTTCTCAAACAGTGGTGGAATACATTTTATAATCTGCTTCCCGCCGACACCTGGGCCTGGATATCCATCCTGCTCTTTGGCCTGACGCTATTATGTGTGTGGTTATTCCTTACCTCCAGCCGCATGATCTGGCGCAAAACCGGTTTTTTCGCTGGCCTGCTGATGGCCTTTATGTTCATCGGAAGCTTTGGGCTAGCTTCTCAGAAATACTATTACACCCAAAGAACAAACGAAGCCATAGTTTTTGTGCCGACCATCACCGTAAAAAGCGCCCCCTCAGCATCGGGCGTGGATCTATTCGTGCTGCACGAAGGCACAAAAGTAAGGCTGCTCGAACAATCGGGCGACTGGCAAAAGATCCGCATCGCCAACGGCAGTGTCGGATGGATGCCAGCCGAAACCCTCAGGGGAATCTGA
- a CDS encoding tetratricopeptide repeat protein, which produces MNKAWTIILLALFSVGAQAQSDKQLLRRGNKAYVREDFEKAASSYLNALEKNPLNDKAGFNLGNALFRQQNFEEALEKYRTAADMTRNREREAKASYNAGNSLLQSGKYAESIPYYQRALRIDPDDEDARYNLAYALRMLQQQQQQQNGEDQNKQGDNQQQQGNNQDQNNDQQQNQQNQQQQSQDNNQQQQQPQSRQPQLSKEEAERLLQALTNEEKQTMDKVNQQRFRTGPRVTREKDW; this is translated from the coding sequence ATGAATAAGGCATGGACAATCATACTTCTTGCTTTGTTTTCGGTGGGTGCACAGGCCCAATCGGACAAGCAACTGCTGCGCAGGGGTAACAAAGCCTATGTGCGCGAGGATTTTGAGAAAGCTGCCTCCAGTTACCTTAATGCACTGGAAAAGAATCCATTGAACGACAAGGCCGGCTTCAACCTCGGCAATGCACTTTTCCGGCAGCAGAATTTCGAAGAAGCCCTGGAAAAGTATCGGACAGCAGCCGACATGACCCGCAACCGCGAGCGTGAAGCCAAAGCTTCCTACAATGCGGGAAACAGCCTGCTGCAATCGGGCAAATATGCCGAAAGCATCCCTTACTATCAGCGGGCCTTGCGCATCGATCCCGATGACGAAGACGCCCGCTACAACCTGGCCTATGCCCTGAGGATGCTCCAGCAACAGCAACAGCAGCAAAACGGAGAGGATCAGAACAAACAAGGCGACAATCAGCAACAGCAGGGCAACAATCAGGATCAAAACAACGATCAGCAGCAAAATCAGCAAAACCAGCAACAACAATCGCAGGACAATAATCAGCAACAGCAACAACCTCAGAGCCGGCAGCCGCAGCTGTCAAAAGAAGAGGCCGAACGGCTGCTGCAGGCACTCACCAACGAAGAAAAGCAAACAATGGATAAGGTCAACCAGCAACGGTTCAGAACCGGTCCGAGGGTGACACGCGAAAAAGACTGGTAA
- a CDS encoding VWA domain-containing protein, translating to MESTFIRLERPEMLYLLAVLPVMLVIFLIANYLRNKALRRFADPGMHATLLPQASNARRWIKFLLLSIAWIFAVIALANPQSGAKLGEAKRQGIDIFIALDVSNSMLAEDIVPNRLERARQSILRLIDRLQGDRIGLIVFAGKAYTQLPLTTDYAAARLFLNTVRPDMIPVQGTAIAEAIRMGMQSFDVETRNKAIVIISDGEDHEQGAIEAAKEASAMGIRIFTIGLGSPDGVPIPVYNQYGKQTGYRKDRQGNTIVTRLNETILQQIAAAGNGMYIRANNARLGLDQIHNELEKIEKSEIETKIFTEYNSHFQWFAAAAMFLLIIELLLAWRKSLLETRIRIFKPKAVENE from the coding sequence ATGGAAAGCACGTTCATACGATTGGAGCGGCCCGAGATGCTCTACCTGCTGGCAGTTTTACCTGTCATGCTTGTGATTTTTCTGATTGCCAACTACCTGCGAAACAAAGCCCTTCGCCGGTTTGCCGACCCCGGGATGCATGCCACCTTATTACCCCAGGCAAGCAATGCCCGCCGCTGGATAAAATTTCTGCTCCTCAGCATCGCCTGGATCTTCGCAGTCATTGCCCTGGCCAACCCCCAGTCGGGCGCCAAACTGGGCGAGGCCAAACGACAAGGCATTGATATTTTCATTGCCCTCGATGTAAGCAATTCCATGTTGGCCGAAGACATCGTGCCCAACCGCCTCGAACGAGCCAGGCAAAGCATCCTTCGGCTGATCGACAGGCTGCAGGGCGACCGCATCGGCCTGATTGTTTTCGCCGGAAAAGCCTACACACAATTGCCCCTGACCACCGATTATGCTGCCGCCAGATTGTTTTTGAATACCGTACGACCCGATATGATTCCGGTGCAGGGAACCGCCATAGCGGAAGCTATTCGTATGGGCATGCAGTCGTTCGATGTGGAAACCCGAAACAAAGCCATTGTCATCATCTCCGATGGCGAAGACCATGAGCAGGGGGCCATCGAAGCTGCAAAAGAAGCCAGTGCCATGGGCATACGCATCTTTACCATCGGATTGGGTTCGCCCGATGGCGTACCTATACCGGTGTATAACCAATATGGAAAGCAGACCGGTTACCGCAAAGACCGGCAAGGCAACACCATCGTCACCAGGTTGAACGAAACCATTCTGCAACAGATTGCCGCTGCCGGCAACGGGATGTATATCCGCGCCAACAACGCCCGACTTGGCCTCGATCAGATTCACAACGAGCTGGAGAAAATTGAGAAGTCGGAGATCGAGACCAAAATCTTCACCGAATATAACAGTCATTTCCAATGGTTTGCAGCCGCAGCGATGTTTCTTTTGATCATCGAATTGCTTCTGGCATGGCGCAAATCGCTACTCGAGACCAGGATCAGGATCTTTAAACCCAAAGCAGTGGAAAATGAATAA
- a CDS encoding VWA domain-containing protein, protein MRWITDISFAHPHWLYLLLLLPALIVWYIYRNHKLHPSLRLSDAGMMERIPKSPRVALRHLLFALRLMALAVLILALARPQSSSKGQNVTVEGIDIVISLDISGSMLARDFRPDRMEAAKELAAEFIRSRKGDRIGLVIFSGESFTQVPLTTDHNVVLNMLSGIKSGMIEDGTAIGDGLATAVARLRESNAISKVVILLTDGVNNTGSIDPVTAAELARVYGVRVYTIGIGSYGTAPYPVQTPFGIQLQDMPVEIDEPLMQEISARTDGRYFRATSNQKLREVYQEIDRLERSKIDVTEFSRKHEEFKPLLVLALILIALEFVLRNTVLRSVT, encoded by the coding sequence ATGCGTTGGATTACCGACATCAGTTTTGCACATCCCCACTGGCTCTATCTGTTGCTGCTTTTGCCGGCGCTGATCGTTTGGTATATTTACCGTAACCATAAGCTACATCCCAGCCTGCGCCTGTCGGATGCCGGCATGATGGAGCGCATTCCCAAAAGCCCGAGGGTGGCCTTGCGGCACCTGTTGTTTGCACTGCGTCTGATGGCCCTGGCGGTGCTGATTCTGGCCCTTGCCCGGCCACAATCGAGCAGCAAAGGACAAAATGTGACCGTGGAAGGCATCGACATCGTGATCAGCCTCGATATCTCCGGAAGTATGCTCGCACGCGATTTCCGTCCCGACCGCATGGAGGCCGCCAAAGAACTTGCCGCCGAGTTTATCCGCTCGCGCAAGGGCGACCGCATCGGATTGGTCATCTTCAGCGGCGAAAGCTTCACCCAGGTGCCTTTGACCACCGACCACAATGTGGTGCTCAACATGCTTTCGGGCATTAAAAGCGGAATGATCGAAGACGGAACCGCCATAGGCGACGGATTGGCCACAGCTGTGGCACGTTTGCGCGAGAGCAATGCCATCTCCAAGGTGGTGATCCTGCTCACCGACGGGGTAAACAACACCGGCTCCATCGACCCGGTTACTGCCGCCGAACTGGCCAGGGTGTATGGGGTGCGCGTTTACACCATTGGCATCGGGAGCTATGGCACGGCCCCATACCCAGTGCAAACCCCGTTTGGCATTCAGCTCCAGGACATGCCGGTTGAAATTGATGAACCTTTGATGCAGGAAATCTCGGCCCGTACCGACGGACGTTATTTCCGCGCCACAAGCAACCAAAAGCTGCGTGAGGTTTATCAGGAAATCGACCGCCTGGAGCGTTCGAAAATCGATGTCACCGAGTTCAGCCGCAAACATGAGGAATTCAAACCACTCCTGGTGCTGGCTCTGATCCTCATCGCCCTGGAGTTTGTGCTGCGCAATACTGTTTTAAGAAGTGTAACCTGA
- a CDS encoding DUF58 domain-containing protein produces MSQSTTANDIFAKVRRIEIKTRGLSQQIFAGQYHSAFKGRGMAFSEVREYQYGDDVRNIDWNVTARFNHPFIKVFEEERELTVMLLIDVSGSNIFGSGKQLKRMLAAEIAAVLAFSAINNNDKVGVIFFSNQVEKFIPPKKGTSHILRIIREVISFEPMHSGTDLGEALRFLTSAIKKRSTAFLISDFIADNFEHALRIAARKHDLIALRVTDKRENELPDLGLVRFEDAETGQTHWVDTSTEEARRWYASWIAKKTELLNNTFSRNGVDNVVLYTDEDYVRPLMHLFRLRA; encoded by the coding sequence ATGAGCCAGAGCACCACAGCAAACGACATCTTTGCCAAGGTAAGGCGCATCGAGATCAAGACGCGCGGACTTTCGCAGCAAATCTTCGCAGGCCAGTACCACAGCGCATTCAAAGGGCGCGGCATGGCCTTCAGCGAAGTGCGTGAATATCAGTATGGCGATGATGTGCGCAATATCGACTGGAACGTCACAGCCCGTTTTAATCACCCTTTTATTAAGGTATTCGAAGAAGAACGCGAGCTCACGGTGATGTTGCTCATCGATGTCTCAGGCTCCAACATTTTTGGTTCGGGCAAACAGCTGAAAAGGATGCTTGCCGCCGAAATTGCCGCCGTGCTGGCTTTTTCGGCCATCAACAACAACGACAAAGTCGGCGTGATTTTTTTCAGCAATCAGGTCGAAAAATTCATTCCTCCCAAAAAGGGCACTTCGCACATTTTGCGCATCATACGCGAAGTCATCAGCTTTGAGCCCATGCACAGCGGCACCGACCTGGGCGAGGCCCTGCGTTTTCTCACCAGCGCCATTAAGAAACGCTCTACAGCTTTCCTGATATCCGACTTCATTGCCGATAATTTTGAACATGCCCTGCGCATCGCTGCCCGCAAGCACGACCTGATTGCCCTGCGTGTGACCGACAAGCGCGAGAACGAACTGCCCGACCTTGGACTGGTGCGTTTCGAGGACGCCGAAACAGGACAAACCCACTGGGTGGACACTTCCACCGAAGAAGCGCGCCGGTGGTATGCCAGCTGGATTGCAAAAAAGACAGAACTCCTCAACAACACCTTTTCGCGCAACGGCGTTGACAATGTGGTGCTTTACACCGACGAAGACTACGTCCGACCCCTAATGCATCTTTTCCGCCTCAGGGCATGA
- a CDS encoding UDP-3-O-(3-hydroxymyristoyl)glucosamine N-acyltransferase has protein sequence MKFSTPYTLSGLATMLGVSFEGQPDFLITGLNEIHMVEPGDLTFVDHPKYYQKALNSAATTIIINKKVECPEGKALIFHDQPFDAFISLIKKHRPFVPSGSMVSDTAVIGEGTVIQPGVFIGHHVVIGRNCVIHANVSIYDHCVIGDEVIIHSGSVIGADAYYFQRRPEGYRKFESCGKVMVGNRVEVGALCTIDRGVTGDTVIGDGTKMDNHCQVGHDTYIGKNCLIGAFAAIAGVTRIEDDVILWGRVSVNKDLVIGKGAVVLATSGVDKSLEAGKTYFGVPAEEARKKWREMAALRMMASRFQDSGT, from the coding sequence ATGAAATTCTCCACACCTTATACCCTGTCGGGTCTGGCCACCATGCTCGGCGTAAGTTTCGAGGGCCAACCCGACTTTTTAATTACCGGCCTCAACGAGATACACATGGTGGAACCGGGCGATCTCACTTTCGTGGATCATCCCAAGTACTACCAGAAGGCCCTCAACTCGGCCGCGACGACCATCATCATCAACAAGAAGGTGGAATGCCCTGAGGGCAAGGCGCTGATCTTTCACGACCAGCCTTTTGATGCATTTATTTCACTCATCAAAAAACACAGGCCGTTTGTGCCTTCGGGCTCGATGGTGAGCGACACTGCCGTGATTGGCGAAGGAACGGTGATTCAGCCGGGAGTGTTCATCGGACATCACGTGGTCATCGGCCGCAATTGCGTCATCCACGCCAACGTCAGCATCTACGACCATTGTGTGATAGGCGACGAGGTTATCATTCATTCCGGCTCGGTGATCGGCGCCGATGCCTATTATTTCCAGCGCAGGCCCGAGGGCTACCGCAAGTTCGAAAGCTGCGGCAAGGTTATGGTGGGCAACAGGGTGGAAGTGGGCGCGCTGTGCACCATCGACCGCGGCGTTACAGGCGATACCGTAATTGGCGATGGCACAAAGATGGACAACCATTGCCAGGTGGGGCACGATACCTATATCGGAAAAAACTGCCTGATTGGCGCGTTTGCTGCCATAGCCGGGGTGACCCGCATCGAAGACGATGTGATTCTTTGGGGCAGGGTGTCGGTAAACAAAGACCTGGTGATCGGCAAAGGTGCGGTAGTCCTTGCTACTTCAGGAGTGGACAAAAGCCTTGAAGCTGGAAAAACCTACTTTGGCGTGCCCGCAGAAGAGGCCAGAAAAAAATGGCGAGAGATGGCCGCACTGCGTATGATGGCCAGCAGGTTTCAGGATTCAGGCACCTGA
- a CDS encoding AAA family ATPase translates to MVTDIRELNEKIQQESQFVDLINLELSKVIVGQRAMSERLLIGLLANGHILLEGVPGLAKTLAIKSLAQTIDASFSRIQFTPDLLPADLIGTLIYSQKKEEFQVRKGPIFANFILADEINRSPAKVQSALLEAMQEKQVTIGESTFALPEPFLVMATQNPIEQEGTYPLPEAQLDRFMLKVVITYPKKDEEKLILRQNIINETRSVGKTVRPADIIKARQVVREVYLDEKIENYITDIVFATRFPGEYRLKRFERLISYGASPRASINLALAAKAYAFIKRRGYVIPEDVRALAHDVLRHRIGLTYEAEAENVTTEEIISEVLNTIEVP, encoded by the coding sequence ATGGTAACGGATATCAGAGAACTGAACGAAAAGATTCAACAGGAGAGCCAGTTTGTCGATTTGATCAACCTGGAGCTCAGCAAGGTGATCGTAGGCCAGAGGGCCATGTCGGAACGCTTACTCATTGGCTTGCTTGCCAACGGACACATCCTGCTCGAAGGCGTGCCAGGCTTAGCCAAAACATTGGCAATCAAGTCGCTGGCACAAACCATCGATGCCAGTTTCAGCCGGATTCAGTTTACTCCCGACCTTTTGCCGGCCGACCTGATCGGTACGCTCATCTACAGCCAGAAGAAAGAAGAGTTTCAGGTGCGCAAAGGACCCATTTTTGCAAACTTTATTCTTGCCGACGAGATAAACCGTTCGCCTGCCAAGGTGCAAAGCGCCTTGCTCGAAGCCATGCAGGAAAAGCAGGTGACCATAGGCGAAAGCACCTTTGCCCTGCCGGAACCTTTTCTGGTGATGGCCACACAGAATCCCATCGAACAGGAAGGCACCTATCCCCTGCCCGAAGCGCAGCTGGACAGGTTTATGCTGAAAGTGGTGATCACCTATCCCAAAAAAGATGAAGAAAAGCTTATTCTCAGGCAGAATATCATAAACGAAACAAGAAGCGTCGGGAAAACTGTCCGGCCGGCCGACATCATCAAAGCCCGGCAGGTGGTCAGGGAAGTGTATCTCGACGAGAAAATCGAGAATTATATCACCGACATTGTTTTTGCAACCCGCTTCCCGGGCGAATACCGGCTCAAGCGCTTCGAGCGGCTCATTTCGTATGGAGCTTCGCCCCGCGCATCCATCAACCTGGCGCTGGCTGCCAAAGCCTATGCATTCATCAAACGTCGCGGTTATGTCATTCCGGAAGACGTGCGTGCTTTGGCCCACGATGTGCTGCGCCACCGCATCGGGCTGACCTACGAAGCCGAAGCCGAAAATGTGACCACTGAAGAAATCATCAGCGAAGTACTCAACACCATCGAAGTGCCATAA
- the lpxD gene encoding UDP-3-O-(3-hydroxymyristoyl)glucosamine N-acyltransferase → MEFTAQQIAQIIGGRVEGDPLAKVNSIAKIEEGRPGALSFLANPKYTSFIYQTESSVVIVNDSFEAERPVSATLIRVPDAYSAFARLLELYQAANSDKKGISSMAFIAPSAQVESEVYVGEFAYIGERAVIGKGVKIYPQVYVGDDCVVEDDTVLYPGVKLYSQTRIGRRCIIHAGTVAGSDGFGFAPQADGTYRKVPQTGNVVIEDDVEIGANTTIDRATLGSTIIRKGVKLDNLIQVAHNVEIGEHTVIAAQTGISGSTKLGAKCMIGGQVGFAGHLTIADETKLGAQSGVGSNIKEKGQLLIGTPAIPIGDFKRVHVHFKNLDEMARRLRELEQRLSGLENSRVGAE, encoded by the coding sequence ATGGAATTTACAGCACAGCAGATCGCCCAGATCATCGGGGGCAGGGTGGAGGGTGACCCCTTGGCCAAGGTGAACAGCATTGCCAAAATTGAAGAAGGTCGCCCGGGGGCATTGAGTTTTCTGGCCAATCCGAAGTACACCTCTTTTATATATCAGACAGAAAGCTCGGTAGTGATTGTGAACGATAGCTTCGAGGCCGAGCGGCCAGTGAGCGCTACCTTGATCCGGGTGCCTGATGCCTACAGCGCATTTGCCCGGCTGCTCGAGCTCTATCAGGCTGCAAATAGCGATAAAAAGGGCATTTCGTCCATGGCTTTCATCGCACCCTCTGCGCAGGTCGAAAGCGAAGTGTATGTGGGCGAGTTTGCCTACATAGGCGAGCGGGCCGTCATCGGCAAGGGTGTCAAAATATATCCCCAGGTGTATGTGGGCGACGATTGTGTGGTTGAGGACGACACCGTGCTTTACCCTGGAGTAAAGCTATACTCACAGACCAGGATAGGCCGGCGGTGCATCATCCATGCGGGCACAGTGGCCGGAAGCGATGGTTTTGGCTTTGCACCACAGGCCGATGGCACCTACCGCAAAGTGCCTCAAACCGGCAATGTGGTGATTGAAGACGATGTGGAGATTGGCGCCAATACCACCATCGACCGGGCAACCCTGGGTTCGACCATCATCCGCAAAGGTGTCAAACTCGACAACCTGATTCAGGTAGCCCATAATGTCGAAATTGGCGAACACACTGTGATTGCTGCCCAAACCGGCATCAGCGGATCCACTAAGTTGGGGGCAAAATGTATGATTGGCGGTCAGGTGGGGTTTGCAGGGCACCTGACCATAGCCGACGAAACCAAGCTGGGCGCACAATCGGGTGTAGGTTCGAACATCAAGGAAAAAGGTCAGTTGCTCATCGGCACACCGGCCATCCCCATAGGCGACTTCAAGCGCGTGCATGTGCACTTTAAAAATCTCGACGAAATGGCCCGTCGGCTACGCGAGCTGGAGCAGCGCCTCAGTGGCCTCGAAAACAGCAGGGTAGGGGCAGAATAG
- the lpxA gene encoding acyl-ACP--UDP-N-acetylglucosamine O-acyltransferase, whose protein sequence is MNQPLAYVHPQAKVASNVVIEPFVNIEKNVVIEEGTWIGSNVTIMEGARIGKNCRIFPGAVISAIPQDLKYNGEDTIVRIGDNTTIREFVTINRGTKASWETVVGNNCLLMAYVHVAHDCIIGNNVILANACNLAGHIRIDDWAIIGGLAAVHQFVQIGAHSMVSGGGLARKDVPPFTKAGREPLSYIGVNSIGLRRRGFSDERINAIMDIYRIIYLKGYNVSQAVAYIEANVPASPDRDEILNFIANSTRGIMKGPGKARE, encoded by the coding sequence ATGAATCAACCACTTGCATACGTGCATCCTCAGGCCAAAGTCGCCTCCAATGTGGTGATTGAGCCATTTGTGAACATTGAAAAAAATGTAGTGATCGAGGAAGGTACCTGGATTGGATCGAATGTGACCATCATGGAAGGTGCGCGCATTGGCAAAAACTGCCGGATTTTTCCCGGTGCAGTAATCTCTGCCATTCCGCAGGACCTCAAATACAATGGCGAGGATACCATTGTGCGCATAGGCGACAACACCACCATCCGTGAGTTTGTGACCATCAACCGTGGTACAAAAGCCAGCTGGGAGACTGTAGTCGGCAACAATTGCCTGCTTATGGCCTATGTGCATGTGGCGCACGACTGCATCATCGGCAACAACGTGATTCTGGCCAACGCCTGCAACCTGGCTGGTCATATCAGAATCGACGACTGGGCCATCATTGGTGGCCTGGCTGCCGTGCACCAGTTCGTCCAGATTGGAGCACACAGCATGGTTAGCGGTGGCGGACTCGCGCGCAAAGACGTGCCGCCTTTCACCAAAGCAGGTCGGGAGCCGTTGTCGTACATCGGTGTCAATTCCATCGGTTTGCGCCGCAGAGGATTCAGCGATGAGCGCATCAATGCCATCATGGACATCTACAGGATAATTTATCTCAAGGGTTATAATGTGAGCCAGGCTGTGGCCTACATCGAAGCCAATGTGCCTGCCTCGCCCGACCGCGACGAAATACTCAATTTCATTGCCAATTCCACGCGCGGCATCATGAAAGGCCCGGGCAAGGCCCGTGAATAG